A portion of the uncultured Bacteroides sp. genome contains these proteins:
- a CDS encoding indolepyruvate oxidoreductase subunit beta, which produces MKKDIILSGVGGQGILSIATVIGKAALKEGLYMKQAEVHGMSQRGGDVQSNLRISDCPIASDLIPSGKCDLIISLEPMEGLRYLPYLSADGWVVTNETPFINIPNYPDKEKVMAEINKLPHKIILNVDEVAKEVGSARVANMVLLGATIPFLGIDYAKIQDSIREIFERKGSEIVELNLKALAAGKEIAEKTM; this is translated from the coding sequence ATGAAAAAGGATATTATACTATCAGGCGTAGGTGGACAAGGTATTTTGTCTATTGCCACCGTCATCGGTAAAGCGGCCTTAAAAGAGGGACTTTATATGAAACAGGCAGAAGTGCACGGTATGAGTCAGCGTGGTGGTGATGTGCAATCGAATTTGCGAATCAGTGACTGCCCTATCGCTTCTGATTTAATCCCATCGGGTAAGTGCGATCTGATTATCTCACTTGAGCCAATGGAAGGACTTCGGTATCTCCCCTATCTCAGCGCCGATGGTTGGGTGGTTACGAATGAGACTCCGTTCATCAACATCCCTAACTATCCTGATAAAGAAAAAGTAATGGCAGAAATAAATAAACTGCCTCACAAAATAATACTTAACGTAGATGAAGTAGCCAAAGAGGTAGGCTCTGCACGAGTAGCAAACATGGTATTACTGGGAGCTACTATACCTTTCTTGGGAATAGATTATGCTAAAATACAAGATAGCATTCGTGAGATCTTCGAACGTAAAGGTTCCGAGATTGTAGAACTTAACCTGAAAGCATTGGCTGCCGGAAAAGAGATTGCAGAAAAAACAATGTAA
- a CDS encoding MFS transporter: protein MADKQANKLFTFLSLYIAQSVPMSLFSTLLPVLMRQENFSLTAIGMLQLIKLPWIVKFLWAPIVDRNTSGLGTYKHWIFSSEIVYAVLLFMLAFLDLKANFPVVLCLIIVSFVASGTQDIATDALTTLSFPKKERGRANSMQSMGSFIGSLVGGGLLLVHYKLMGWTGLLLGLSAFVLVMLIPLLLYHDHTFISRAGRIPISMKDLYLFFRQRRIGSQLTFLFLFNSGLIGTLTMLKPWMVDLGYPIADIGFMFSVFGSLCGCLGSYVSGHIIRRWGRGHAATLFATSVLCTTLLFVFVSRMENVGDIALYIVIFCLWFSYGLSTVLIYTVAMDYVRVGREGTDFTLQIVILHFSSMIVAVGSGKLADCVGYSNLFLAEVGLSLISLLFVWFYYRKILRI, encoded by the coding sequence ATGGCAGATAAACAGGCTAATAAGCTCTTTACCTTTTTGTCACTATACATTGCGCAGTCTGTGCCAATGAGTCTTTTCAGTACGTTACTGCCCGTACTGATGCGACAAGAAAACTTTTCGCTTACGGCTATCGGAATGCTACAACTTATTAAACTACCTTGGATTGTGAAATTCTTATGGGCTCCTATTGTTGATCGAAATACATCGGGCCTGGGAACATACAAACACTGGATTTTTTCCTCAGAGATAGTCTATGCAGTTCTTCTTTTTATGTTGGCTTTTCTTGATTTAAAAGCTAACTTTCCTGTAGTCTTATGCTTAATTATAGTCTCTTTTGTAGCATCCGGTACTCAAGATATAGCAACCGACGCCTTAACTACTCTTTCATTTCCTAAGAAAGAGAGAGGGCGTGCAAACAGTATGCAGAGCATGGGCAGCTTTATTGGTTCTTTAGTTGGAGGCGGTTTGCTGCTGGTTCATTACAAACTCATGGGGTGGACAGGCCTGTTACTTGGGCTTTCTGCGTTTGTTCTTGTTATGCTTATTCCGCTACTCCTTTATCATGACCATACGTTTATCTCTCGTGCCGGGCGAATTCCTATCAGTATGAAGGATTTGTATCTCTTCTTTCGTCAACGTAGGATCGGGTCGCAATTAACGTTTCTCTTTCTTTTTAATTCCGGACTGATTGGAACTTTAACTATGCTAAAACCATGGATGGTCGATTTAGGCTACCCGATTGCTGATATTGGCTTTATGTTTAGCGTCTTTGGCTCGCTTTGTGGATGCTTAGGCTCTTATGTGAGCGGACACATTATTCGTAGATGGGGAAGAGGGCATGCAGCAACTCTATTTGCTACTTCTGTTTTGTGCACCACGCTCTTATTTGTCTTTGTTTCCAGAATGGAGAATGTGGGAGACATTGCGCTCTACATTGTCATTTTCTGCTTATGGTTTAGTTATGGACTCTCTACCGTTTTGATTTACACAGTAGCTATGGACTATGTAAGGGTAGGGCGTGAAGGTACCGACTTTACATTGCAAATTGTGATTTTGCATTTTAGTAGCATGATTGTAGCCGTAGGAAGTGGCAAGTTGGCCGATTGTGTGGGATACAGTAATTTGTTTCTGGCAGAAGTCGGATTATCCCTGATCTCTTTACTCTTTGTTTGGTTTTACTATAGAAAAATATTACGTATATGA
- a CDS encoding type II toxin-antitoxin system RelE/ParE family toxin, with protein sequence MRIEFDQAYLRELYESGQCKSKKYRFQPNIVSKYIRCIDILIGAEQIEYLFPLRSLNYEVLSGDKNGISSIRVNNQYRIEFSVTKLNDKEPVITICTILELSNHYK encoded by the coding sequence ATGAGAATAGAATTTGACCAAGCATATTTAAGAGAGCTGTATGAATCAGGACAATGCAAAAGCAAGAAATATCGGTTTCAACCAAATATCGTATCCAAATACATAAGATGTATTGATATTCTAATTGGAGCCGAGCAGATTGAATATTTGTTTCCGTTGCGTTCTTTAAACTATGAGGTGCTTTCGGGTGATAAAAACGGAATATCTTCGATTAGAGTAAACAACCAATACCGAATAGAATTTAGTGTAACGAAGTTGAATGATAAAGAACCTGTTATAACTATCTGCACTATTCTAGAACTGTCAAATCATTATAAGTAA
- the hemN gene encoding oxygen-independent coproporphyrinogen III oxidase: MKSDLLLKYNVPTPRYTSYPPANYFHEGFTSKDYREVVIASNQEHPDYISFYIHIPFCPRLCHYCGCNSYPMAKKDVVAAYVDAVKKEIMQVLPLLDKNRKISQIHYGGGTPTAIPLHYLKEINELLLSSFACIEHPEIAIECHPGYLNEKHWLQLVEAGFNRLSIGVQDFNTEVLEISNRTPSLLPMEEIFSILRSHNVKINMDFIYGLPKQTVEGFAQTIGKAATLEPDRLVTFSYAHVPWVNKNMLKLEEAGLPSAEDKSRMYKRTIDILTSCGYKPVGLDHFVQQDDALYVALQSGMLHRNFQGYCTRATTGQVYAFGVTAISQLSSAYCQNVRGIEEYIGTVNKGYLPVMRGYALNKEEQLAREVITALMCNNRMNWKELSEHIGLDVETIQTDISYDPSKLEEMKNDGIITYTPEEINVTDDGMLYIRNVAAVFDPLMRNGASKRFSKPV; this comes from the coding sequence ATGAAATCTGATTTGCTTTTAAAATATAACGTTCCTACTCCTCGGTATACTAGCTATCCCCCAGCCAACTATTTTCACGAAGGATTTACCTCCAAGGATTATCGTGAGGTAGTGATAGCTTCCAATCAGGAGCATCCTGATTATATTTCGTTCTATATCCATATTCCTTTTTGCCCACGTTTGTGTCATTACTGCGGGTGTAATTCTTACCCAATGGCTAAGAAAGATGTAGTAGCTGCGTATGTGGATGCGGTGAAAAAGGAAATTATGCAGGTGTTGCCGCTTCTGGATAAGAATCGAAAGATATCCCAAATACATTATGGTGGTGGAACCCCAACAGCCATCCCGTTGCACTACCTCAAAGAGATTAATGAACTACTTCTTTCATCGTTCGCTTGCATTGAACATCCTGAGATTGCTATTGAATGCCATCCGGGTTATTTGAACGAAAAGCATTGGTTGCAATTGGTTGAAGCGGGATTTAATCGTCTCAGCATTGGTGTGCAAGATTTCAATACAGAAGTGCTCGAAATCTCCAATCGTACTCCCTCTCTTCTGCCAATGGAGGAAATTTTCTCTATATTACGTTCCCACAATGTGAAGATAAACATGGATTTTATCTACGGTTTACCCAAACAGACAGTAGAAGGATTTGCGCAAACTATAGGGAAAGCTGCAACGCTGGAACCTGATAGACTAGTGACATTTTCTTATGCTCATGTGCCATGGGTAAATAAAAACATGCTGAAGCTGGAGGAAGCAGGATTACCTTCTGCTGAGGATAAGAGCCGGATGTATAAGAGAACGATCGATATTCTTACAAGTTGTGGATATAAGCCTGTCGGGCTCGATCACTTCGTACAACAGGATGATGCTTTGTATGTGGCTCTTCAAAGCGGCATGCTTCATCGTAACTTTCAGGGATATTGCACGCGTGCCACTACCGGACAAGTCTATGCTTTTGGTGTAACGGCTATCAGCCAACTTTCCTCAGCTTATTGTCAGAATGTGCGAGGCATCGAAGAATATATAGGGACTGTCAACAAAGGCTACTTGCCTGTCATGCGTGGCTATGCACTCAACAAAGAAGAACAGTTGGCTCGTGAGGTTATCACTGCGTTGATGTGCAATAATCGTATGAACTGGAAAGAGCTTTCAGAACATATCGGTCTGGACGTAGAAACCATTCAGACCGATATCTCTTATGACCCAAGTAAACTGGAGGAGATGAAGAATGATGGTATCATAACTTATACTCCTGAAGAAATAAACGTAACAGATGACGGTATGCTTTATATTCGCAATGTAGCGGCTGTTTTTGACCCATTGATGCGAAATGGAGCTTCAAAAAGGTTCTCCAAGCCTGTGTAA
- a CDS encoding DNA/RNA non-specific endonuclease: MQPQELPYKVTRLSFTTITILFIAIQFFFLSYLSVFGQETYQGTILDKQALENLEIPNATTSREEQVIRHKGYIVSYNKSWKLPNWVSYELTRAELTGKAKRNNRFMSDPFVYESSVSNKDYARSGFDKGHMAPAADMKWDEVAMKESFYFSNVCPQHPELNRRKWKDLESQIRDWAKADSVLIIICGPLVDKQSKTIGRNSITVPTGFFKIILSPFPTPRAIGFIFKNERSVANLRSYGITIDDIENITGLDFFSHLPNKLERQIESQIDFSHWPMN; encoded by the coding sequence ATGCAGCCGCAGGAACTTCCTTATAAAGTAACACGTCTCTCTTTTACAACTATCACTATATTATTTATAGCGATTCAATTCTTTTTTCTCTCCTATTTATCTGTATTCGGACAAGAGACCTATCAAGGCACAATTTTAGATAAGCAAGCTCTTGAAAACTTAGAGATTCCCAACGCAACAACCTCCCGAGAAGAGCAAGTTATAAGGCATAAAGGGTATATTGTTTCATACAATAAATCGTGGAAACTACCAAACTGGGTCTCTTATGAACTTACTAGAGCCGAACTCACCGGTAAAGCAAAAAGGAATAATCGTTTCATGAGTGATCCCTTCGTTTACGAGAGCAGTGTTAGCAACAAAGACTATGCTCGTAGCGGTTTTGACAAAGGGCACATGGCTCCGGCTGCAGACATGAAATGGGATGAGGTAGCAATGAAGGAATCATTCTACTTTAGCAACGTTTGCCCTCAACATCCGGAACTAAACCGGAGAAAATGGAAGGATCTGGAAAGCCAAATTCGTGATTGGGCAAAAGCGGACAGTGTACTTATCATTATTTGTGGACCTTTGGTTGATAAGCAATCAAAGACTATCGGACGAAATTCTATCACTGTTCCAACAGGATTCTTTAAAATAATACTATCTCCTTTCCCGACTCCGAGAGCTATCGGTTTTATCTTTAAGAATGAGCGCTCTGTTGCCAACCTTAGAAGCTATGGTATAACTATTGACGATATAGAAAACATAACCGGTTTAGATTTCTTTTCTCATTTACCCAATAAGCTCGAAAGGCAAATTGAATCACAAATAGACTTCTCTCACTGGCCTATGAATTAG
- a CDS encoding TonB-dependent receptor: MRTFTLFALMLFCLHSWGTTVMVDSVLGDSAIRFRVMLNEVIVSSYKEKKNLREVPASVSLLSVHNLNTNNIVDLKEISAYIPNLYFPDYGSKLTSPVYIRGIGSKINSPSVGLYVDGVPFFDKSVFDFDMNDISRIEVLRGPQGTLYGRNTMGGIINVYTKNPLDYQGLNYRQLLGNYGQTQFSGSYYGKTSDKFGYSVSAKYKHNNGFFENDYTGSDADDLNLVSGRAKLIWKSDCGLETNFFVNYEYTDQGGYPYGLIDPETGKIGHVNYNDYSSYRQGVLTSGLTFDYDFEHFQVKSVTGYQNLDDRQAIDQDFTTASLYFVTQKQQQHQFSQEFEMRSKGDRRYSWLNGLFGFYQMSDRSVLVGTTLKDYDEPNYGAAFYHQSTLKDLLIRNLSMTFGLRFDYEKAKQDYTSSKVADGQKTQLTHLNDGKSFTQFTPKLSLQYQFDPCNMIYVTTTKGYKTGGFNTTFSTDNERTFSPEYSWNYELGSRFSMLKDKIYGDVALFYIDWRHQQISHPLATGKGSLLANAGKSYSKGVELTLNGRVTGALNLQLSYGYTEAKFRTYVNGNADYSGNYIPYVPNQTLMLGGDYTLNLSSKYIDRLCFSAQYAGTGKHYFNDDNSVKQGFYGLLNGKVSASKKFLTVDLWIKNAMSREYMAFYLSSLGNNFAQKGKPLTFGATISLTL; this comes from the coding sequence ATGAGAACATTTACATTATTTGCATTAATGCTTTTTTGCCTTCATTCATGGGGTACTACAGTTATGGTTGATTCTGTTTTGGGCGATTCCGCCATTCGCTTTCGAGTGATGCTCAATGAAGTTATTGTTTCTTCTTACAAAGAGAAGAAGAATCTTCGTGAAGTGCCTGCATCCGTTTCTCTCCTTTCTGTTCATAATTTGAATACGAACAATATTGTTGACCTGAAAGAAATTAGTGCTTATATCCCTAATCTATATTTTCCTGATTACGGTTCGAAATTGACTTCTCCTGTATATATACGGGGTATTGGTTCCAAAATAAATTCACCTTCAGTCGGACTTTATGTTGACGGTGTGCCTTTCTTTGATAAGTCGGTGTTTGATTTTGATATGAATGATATAAGTCGAATAGAGGTGCTTCGCGGGCCACAAGGAACACTTTATGGGCGTAACACGATGGGAGGGATTATCAACGTATATACCAAGAATCCATTAGATTATCAGGGACTCAACTACAGACAGTTGCTGGGTAATTATGGGCAAACGCAATTTTCCGGAAGTTATTATGGCAAGACTTCTGATAAATTTGGTTATTCTGTTTCCGCTAAATACAAACATAATAATGGTTTCTTTGAAAATGATTATACCGGAAGTGATGCCGATGACCTAAATCTAGTTTCCGGCAGAGCCAAACTCATATGGAAAAGTGATTGCGGCCTGGAAACAAACTTCTTTGTAAATTATGAATATACTGATCAGGGTGGTTATCCGTATGGCTTGATAGATCCTGAAACAGGTAAGATCGGTCATGTAAACTACAATGATTATAGTTCCTATCGCCAGGGAGTGCTGACAAGCGGTTTGACTTTTGACTATGACTTTGAGCATTTTCAGGTAAAATCGGTTACAGGATATCAAAATTTGGACGATAGGCAAGCCATTGATCAGGACTTTACTACTGCATCACTCTATTTTGTTACGCAAAAGCAACAACAACATCAATTCTCTCAGGAGTTTGAGATGCGTTCCAAAGGAGATAGACGTTATTCTTGGCTGAATGGTCTTTTCGGCTTTTATCAAATGAGTGATCGGTCGGTGCTGGTTGGCACTACACTGAAAGATTACGATGAACCGAATTATGGTGCGGCTTTCTATCACCAATCCACATTGAAAGATTTGCTTATAAGGAATCTATCCATGACTTTTGGCTTACGTTTTGACTATGAGAAGGCCAAGCAGGATTATACATCATCAAAAGTGGCTGACGGACAGAAGACTCAGCTTACTCACTTGAATGATGGCAAGAGCTTTACTCAGTTTACTCCGAAACTATCTCTTCAATATCAGTTCGATCCCTGCAATATGATTTATGTAACTACTACCAAAGGATATAAAACAGGAGGTTTCAATACTACTTTCAGTACAGATAATGAGCGTACTTTTTCTCCCGAATATAGTTGGAATTACGAACTGGGTAGCCGTTTCTCTATGTTGAAGGATAAGATATATGGAGATGTAGCTTTGTTTTATATTGATTGGAGACATCAACAAATTTCTCATCCCTTAGCTACCGGCAAAGGTTCTCTGCTCGCTAATGCGGGCAAATCATATAGTAAGGGGGTTGAATTGACACTTAATGGAAGAGTAACTGGTGCCTTGAATTTACAGTTAAGTTACGGTTATACAGAAGCTAAATTTCGCACCTATGTTAATGGAAATGCAGATTATTCAGGAAACTATATTCCCTATGTGCCGAATCAGACATTGATGCTTGGTGGAGACTATACCTTGAATTTAAGTTCAAAATACATTGACAGGCTTTGTTTCTCTGCTCAATATGCTGGAACGGGAAAACATTATTTTAATGATGATAATTCAGTAAAACAAGGATTTTACGGGCTGCTTAATGGCAAGGTTTCTGCATCAAAGAAGTTTTTGACTGTTGATTTGTGGATAAAGAATGCTATGTCCAGAGAATATATGGCTTTCTACCTCAGCTCGTTGGGAAATAATTTTGCTCAGAAAGGAAAACCCCTTACCTTTGGAGCCACTATCTCATTGACATTATAA
- a CDS encoding thiamine pyrophosphate-dependent enzyme produces the protein MDKQLLLGDEAIAQAALDAGLSGVYAYPGTPSTEITEYIQGATLTKEKNIHSRWSANEKTAMEAALGLSFVGKRALVCMKHVGMNVAADCFINSAITGVKGGLIVVAADDPSMHSSQNEQDSRFYGDFSLIPMYEPSNQQEAYDMVYSGFEFSERTGEPLLLRMVTRLAHSRSGVERKGQIPQNNLSFSDDPRQFILLPGNARKRYKALLARQDEFIKTSEESPYNSYIDGANKKMGIVACGIAYNYLMENYPEGCEYPVLKIGQYPLPKKQLKQLVEACDEILILEDGQPFVEKQLKGYLGMGLKIKGRLDGTFSQDGELNPDTVARAVGKEHKSYFKIPDIVEMRPPALCEGCGHRDMYTTLTEVLKEEYPTHKVFSDIGCYTLGANAPFHAIDSCVDMGASITMAKGASDGGLHPAVAVLGDSTFTHSGMTGLLDCVNEKANVTIIISDNETTAMTGGQDSAGTGRLEAICAGLGVEPEHIRIIVPLKKNYEEMKRMIREEIDYKGVSVIIPRRDCIQTLARKKKNK, from the coding sequence ATGGATAAGCAACTTTTACTCGGAGATGAAGCGATTGCTCAAGCAGCATTAGATGCCGGACTTTCGGGTGTATATGCATATCCCGGAACTCCTTCGACCGAGATTACGGAATACATTCAAGGTGCCACCCTTACAAAAGAGAAGAACATACATAGCCGCTGGTCGGCCAATGAAAAAACTGCTATGGAGGCAGCATTGGGCCTGTCATTCGTAGGTAAACGGGCATTGGTCTGCATGAAGCATGTTGGAATGAATGTAGCTGCTGATTGCTTTATTAACTCAGCTATTACGGGAGTAAAAGGCGGACTGATTGTGGTTGCTGCGGACGATCCAAGCATGCACTCTTCACAAAACGAACAAGACAGCCGTTTCTATGGAGACTTCTCACTGATTCCAATGTATGAGCCAAGTAATCAGCAAGAGGCTTACGACATGGTGTACAGCGGATTTGAGTTTTCTGAAAGAACGGGAGAACCGTTGCTGTTACGTATGGTGACACGTTTGGCGCATTCTCGTTCCGGCGTGGAACGTAAAGGACAAATACCCCAAAACAATCTTTCTTTCAGTGACGACCCACGACAATTCATCCTGCTCCCCGGAAATGCCCGGAAACGATACAAAGCTCTCCTTGCCCGCCAAGACGAATTCATAAAGACTTCAGAAGAATCTCCTTATAACTCATACATTGATGGGGCAAACAAAAAAATGGGTATTGTGGCCTGCGGCATCGCATATAACTACTTGATGGAAAATTACCCCGAAGGATGTGAGTATCCGGTGTTAAAGATCGGGCAGTATCCATTACCTAAGAAACAATTGAAACAACTGGTTGAAGCATGCGACGAGATTCTAATTCTGGAAGATGGGCAACCATTTGTGGAAAAGCAACTGAAAGGATATCTGGGCATGGGTTTGAAGATAAAGGGAAGACTAGACGGTACCTTCTCTCAGGATGGAGAGTTAAATCCTGATACCGTGGCTCGTGCCGTAGGAAAAGAACATAAATCTTACTTCAAAATACCCGACATTGTGGAAATGCGTCCACCCGCACTTTGTGAAGGCTGTGGCCATAGAGACATGTACACAACTCTGACGGAAGTATTAAAAGAGGAATATCCTACTCATAAAGTATTCAGCGATATCGGCTGCTACACACTAGGAGCTAATGCTCCTTTTCATGCCATCGACTCGTGCGTAGATATGGGTGCTTCGATCACAATGGCCAAAGGAGCTTCTGATGGAGGTCTCCATCCGGCAGTCGCTGTTCTTGGCGATTCAACTTTTACTCATTCGGGAATGACCGGTCTACTAGACTGCGTTAACGAAAAGGCAAATGTTACCATTATCATATCCGACAACGAAACGACAGCCATGACTGGGGGGCAAGATTCCGCCGGTACGGGACGCTTGGAAGCTATTTGTGCCGGCCTCGGAGTAGAGCCGGAACACATCCGCATCATCGTTCCACTGAAGAAGAATTACGAAGAAATGAAGCGAATGATACGAGAGGAAATTGACTACAAAGGAGTATCTGTCATTATCCCCCGCAGAGATTGTATCCAAACATTAGCACGCAAAAAGAAGAACAAATAA
- the xpt gene encoding xanthine phosphoribosyltransferase translates to MQLLKERILQDGKCFEGGILKVDSFINHQMDPRLMKSIGDEFARLFASSGVNKIMTIEASGIAPAIMTGYLMDLPVVFAKKKSPKTIQNALITTVHSFTKDRDYEVVISSDFLTPNDKVLFVDDFLAYGNAALGVIDLMKQSGAQLVGMGFIIEKAFQNGRKMLEEKGVRVESLAIIEDLSNCQIKIKE, encoded by the coding sequence ATGCAATTATTAAAAGAAAGAATCCTGCAAGACGGAAAATGTTTTGAAGGGGGTATCCTGAAAGTAGACAGTTTTATTAACCACCAGATGGATCCTAGATTAATGAAATCTATCGGTGATGAGTTTGCACGACTTTTTGCTTCAAGCGGAGTTAACAAAATAATGACCATTGAAGCCAGCGGCATTGCTCCTGCTATTATGACGGGTTATCTCATGGATCTTCCGGTTGTCTTTGCGAAGAAAAAATCGCCGAAGACAATACAAAATGCATTAATCACTACTGTGCACTCATTTACCAAAGACCGTGACTATGAAGTCGTTATCAGTTCGGATTTTCTCACTCCAAATGACAAAGTACTGTTCGTCGATGATTTCTTAGCCTATGGGAATGCTGCCTTAGGTGTTATCGATCTGATGAAACAATCGGGCGCACAACTGGTTGGAATGGGCTTTATCATAGAGAAAGCATTCCAAAACGGACGAAAGATGCTCGAGGAAAAAGGGGTACGAGTAGAATCTTTAGCCATCATCGAAGATCTGTCCAATTGCCAAATCAAGATAAAAGAGTAG
- a CDS encoding OmpA family protein, with protein sequence MKSKIAILSLFLAGASTAMAQNEGAKERYYSERFKDNIFISAGVGAQGNVNPDNFDYGFGHAITPLISISVGKLINPIWGVRGQFAGMWSTLYSKYNSAGTYEEIKNKKYVTLHADALLNLTNLFAGYKEDRLFTVSTFAGPGLTFAKAFGNQRKINALINGSVGLMGQFNVSKYLDINIEARGEVSPSMFGSQSSAYTDGAVSLTAGVTYTFGGKKFVTCPKVDESAINDEVNRYRRELSDAQAELAKAKNALANAKPVTTEVVKEVTIAGPRAVFFEIGRSKISDQGMVNLQMAAKIIKANPGKKYKIAGYADKATGSAKLNQTLSEKRAQVVYDALIKEGVSASQLELVGFGGTSNMFSKDALNRVVILE encoded by the coding sequence ATGAAAAGTAAAATAGCAATATTATCTTTATTCTTGGCTGGAGCTTCAACAGCTATGGCTCAAAATGAAGGTGCAAAAGAAAGGTACTATTCTGAGAGATTTAAGGATAATATCTTTATCAGTGCTGGAGTTGGAGCTCAAGGCAATGTAAATCCAGACAATTTTGATTATGGCTTTGGACATGCCATAACTCCACTGATTAGTATATCTGTGGGTAAATTAATTAACCCGATATGGGGCGTTCGTGGTCAGTTTGCTGGAATGTGGTCAACATTGTATTCAAAGTATAACTCAGCAGGAACCTATGAAGAAATAAAAAACAAGAAATATGTAACGCTACATGCTGATGCCTTATTGAACTTGACAAACCTTTTTGCTGGATATAAAGAAGATCGCTTGTTTACTGTTTCTACATTTGCAGGTCCTGGACTAACTTTTGCAAAAGCTTTTGGTAATCAAAGAAAGATTAACGCCTTGATTAATGGTTCTGTCGGTTTGATGGGACAATTTAATGTTAGTAAGTATTTAGATATTAACATTGAAGCCAGAGGTGAAGTTTCTCCTTCTATGTTTGGTAGTCAAAGTAGTGCATATACTGACGGAGCTGTCTCTTTGACTGCTGGTGTTACTTACACTTTTGGTGGAAAGAAATTTGTGACTTGCCCTAAAGTAGATGAATCTGCAATCAATGATGAAGTTAACAGATACAGAAGAGAACTATCTGATGCACAAGCTGAATTGGCAAAGGCTAAGAATGCTCTTGCTAACGCAAAACCTGTTACTACTGAGGTTGTTAAAGAAGTAACTATCGCAGGTCCACGTGCAGTATTCTTTGAAATTGGACGTTCAAAGATTAGCGATCAAGGTATGGTTAACTTGCAAATGGCTGCCAAGATTATCAAAGCTAATCCAGGCAAGAAATATAAGATTGCCGGATATGCAGATAAAGCTACAGGTAGTGCTAAGCTGAACCAAACGTTAAGCGAAAAACGTGCTCAGGTTGTTTATGATGCTCTTATTAAAGAAGGTGTATCTGCTAGTCAGCTAGAATTAGTTGGTTTCGGTGGAACAAGCAACATGTTTAGTAAAGATGCTCTTAATCGTGTCGTAATTCTGGAATAA
- the mltG gene encoding endolytic transglycosylase MltG, with amino-acid sequence MIKKNKKKLVLIAAILSAVGFIAISTVYYYFFSSQFHPKKEVYVYVDRDDTLDSIYNKVMAKGLPGNLSGFRWMAEYQDYAKSIHTGRYLIKPGDNVYHVFKRLARGRQTPLNLTIGNVRTKEKLARNIGTQLMIDSTEVASKLLDSAFCAKMGYKEETIICLFIPETYQVYWDISLDDFFKRMQKEHAKFWNKDRLAKAKAIGLTPEEVSTVASIVEEETNNDNEKPMVAGLYLNRYHASMPLQADPTIKFALQDFSLRRIKNEHLSINSPYNTYKNIGLPPGPIRIPSVKGIDSVLNYVKHSYIYMCAKEDFSGTHNFAANYADHMVNARKYWEALNKRKIFQ; translated from the coding sequence ATGATTAAGAAAAATAAGAAAAAATTAGTACTAATTGCAGCCATTCTTTCTGCGGTTGGTTTTATAGCTATAAGCACTGTATATTACTATTTCTTTTCCTCGCAATTTCATCCAAAAAAAGAAGTTTACGTCTATGTTGATCGAGACGACACGCTGGACTCTATCTATAACAAGGTAATGGCCAAAGGATTACCTGGCAATTTAAGTGGGTTCCGCTGGATGGCCGAATATCAAGATTATGCAAAGAGTATACATACCGGACGATATCTCATAAAACCGGGAGATAATGTGTACCACGTATTCAAACGTCTGGCAAGAGGGCGGCAAACACCTTTAAATCTGACAATAGGCAATGTACGAACAAAAGAAAAATTAGCACGCAACATAGGAACGCAACTGATGATTGACTCCACGGAGGTTGCTTCTAAACTTTTAGACTCAGCCTTTTGTGCGAAGATGGGTTATAAAGAGGAAACGATTATATGCCTGTTTATTCCTGAAACTTATCAGGTGTATTGGGATATAAGTTTAGACGACTTCTTCAAGCGGATGCAAAAAGAGCATGCTAAATTCTGGAACAAAGATCGACTAGCTAAAGCAAAAGCTATCGGATTAACTCCTGAAGAAGTTTCCACTGTTGCATCTATTGTGGAAGAAGAAACCAATAACGACAATGAAAAGCCGATGGTAGCGGGGTTATATCTGAATCGATATCACGCATCGATGCCTTTGCAAGCAGATCCTACAATCAAATTCGCCTTGCAGGATTTCAGTCTGAGACGGATCAAGAATGAACACCTCAGTATTAATTCGCCTTACAATACTTATAAAAACATCGGATTACCTCCCGGCCCTATCCGAATACCATCCGTGAAGGGCATCGATAGTGTGCTGAATTATGTGAAACACAGTTATATATATATGTGTGCCAAAGAGGATTTTTCGGGTACGCATAACTTTGCAGCCAACTATGCTGACCACATGGTAAATGCCCGCAAGTACTGGGAGGCCTTAAACAAAAGAAAGATCTTTCAATAA